GCATAACTTGAGTGCTGTAGGGGAGACTGGAATTCCTGGTGTAGCGGTGAAATGCGCAGATATCAGGAGGAACACCGATGGCGAAGGCAGGTCTCTGGGCAGTAACTGACGCTGAGGAGCGAAAGCATGGGTAGCGAACAGGATTAGATACCCTGGTAGTCCATGCCGTAAACGGTGGGCGCTAGGTGTAGGGGTCTTCCACGACTTCTGTGCCGCAGCTAACGCATTAAGCGCCCCGCCTGGGGAGTACGGCCGCAAGGCTAAAACTCAAAGGAATTGACGGGGGCCCGCACAAGCGGCGGAGCATGTGGATTAATTCGATGCAACGCGAAGAACCTTACCTGGGCTTGACATGGACCGGATCGGCGTAGAGATACGTTTTCCCTTGTGGTCGGTTCACAGGTGGTGCATGGTTGTCGTCAGCTCGTGTCGTGAGATGTTGGGTTAAGTCCCGCAACGAGCGCAACCCTTGTCTTATGTTGCCAGCACATTTGGTGGGTACTCATGAGAGACTGCCGGGGTTAACTCGGAGGAAGGTGGGGATGACGTCAAATCATCATGCCCCTTATGTCCAGGGCTTCACACATGCTACAATGGTCGGTACAGCGAGTTGCCACACCGTGAGGTGGAGCTAATCTCTTAAAGCCGGCCTCAGTTCGGATTGGGGTCTGCAACTCGACCCCATGAAGTCGGAGTCGCTAGTAATCGCAGATCAGCAACGCTGCGGTGAATACGTTCCCGGGCCTTGTACACACCGCCCGTCACGTCATGAAAGTTGGTAACACCCGAAGCCAGTGGCCCAACCTTTTTTGGGGGGAGCTGTCGAAGGTGGGATCGGCGATTGGGACGAAGTCGTAACAAGGTAGCCGTACCGGAAGGTGCGGCTGGATCACCTCCTTTCTAAGGAGCTTTATATAAACCACCACTAGAGCAGTTGTTTGGGTGTGTGGTTGTTGGTGTTGGAACCCGGATGTGGTTGCCACCAACACTTATTTAATCGGGTGGAGATGACCCCCTGGGGTGACAAAAACCAGAAACAATACTTCTGGCTGAATTAGATGGCATGCTGTTGGGTGTCTGGAATGACATCGCAAGCGCCACACTGTGTGTGGTGTGTGTGGGTTGTTTCTAACATCGAGCATTCACAGCTTAATCAATTGCCTTTGTGGTGTTGGTTGTGGTGTGGGTGGTGTGTTGTGTGAGAACTGTATAGTGGACGCGAGCATCTTTATTTTTTTGTTTATTTTGTTGTGTGACCGAACGCGCCAAACGCCATGAGATGAGCACGTTGTTGTTTATTGTGGTGGTGGTTGGTTTTTTGTGTTTGTTGTTTTTTAGGGCACACGGTGGATGCCTTGGCATATCAAGCCGATGAAGGACGTGAGAGGCTGCGTTATGCCTCGGGGAGTTGCCAACTAAGCGTTGATCCGAGGATGTCCGAATGGGGAAACCCAGCTGCAGTAATGTGTGGTTACCCATCAGTGAATATATAGCTGGTGTGGGGGTTGACACGGGGAAGTGAAACATCTCAGTACCCGTAGGAGAAGAAAACAATTGTGATTCCGTTAGTAGTGGCGAGCGAACGTGGATGATGGCTAAAACTTATGTGTGTGATACCCGGCAGGGGTTGCATGTAGGTGGTTGTGGGGCAACAACATCCATATTCTGCCGGATGTGGGCATATATCGCGTGGTTAGTGGAAGTGGTGTGGGAACGCCTACCGTAGAAGGTGAGAGTCCTGTACATGAAGGCCATGGTGGTGTGTGTGGTTGTTGATACCCCGAGTAGCAGCGGGCTCGTGGAATCTGCTGTGAATTAGCCGGGACCACCCGGTAAGCCTGAATACTTGATATGACCGATAGCGGATTAGTACCGTGAGGGAATGGTGAAAAGTACCCCGGGAGGGGAGTGAAATAGTACCTGAAACCGTGTGCTGACAATCCGTCAGAGCGCACCTTTGGTGTGTGATGGCGTGCCTTTTGAAGAATGAGCCTGCGAGTCAGCGGCATGTCGCGAGGTTAACCCGTGTGGGGTAGCCGTAGGGAAACCGAATCCTAACGAGGGTGATTTTTTTAGTGGCATGTCTTGGACCCGAAGCGGAGTGATCTACCCATGGCCAGTGTGAAGCAGCTGTAAGAGGTTGTGGAGGCGCGAACCCACTTAGGTTGAAAACTGAGGGGATGAGTTGTGGGTAGGGGTGAAAGGCCAATCAAACTCCGTGATAGCTGGTTCTCCCCGAAATGCATTTAGGTGCAGCGTTGTGTGTTTCTTGCCGGAGGTAGAGCTACTGGATGGTTTAGCGGGACTATCATCTTAGCGACATCAGCCAAACTCCGAATGCCGGTAAGTGAGAGTGCAGCAGTGAGACTGCGGGGGATAAGCTTCGTAGTCGAGAGGGAAACAGCCCAGATCGCCGGCTAAGGCCCCTAAGGGTGTGCTAAGTGGAAAAGGAGGTGGGGTCGCGAAGACAGCCAGGAGGTTGGCTTAGAAGCAGCCATCCTTGAAAGAGTGCGTAATAGCTCACTGGTCGAGTGATTCCGCGCCGACAATGTAGTGGGGCTTAAGTACACCGCCGAAGCCGCGGCAATGATCTTTATAAGATTGTTGGGTAGGGGAGCGTCGTGCACTACGGTGAAGCTTGAGGGTGACCTTGGGTGGAGTGTGTGCGAGTGAGAATGCAGGCATGAGTAACGATTGATGCGTGAGAAACGTATCCGCCGGATGACTAAGGGTTCCTGGGTCAAGTTAATCTTCCCAGGGTGAGTCGGGGCCTAAGGCGAGGCCGACAGGCGTAGTCGATGGATAACGGGTTGATATTCCCGTACCCGAGTATCAGCGACCATGGTGAATCAGTGATACTAACCACCCATAAGCACCCATGAAAGGCTTTGCTTTTTGTGGTGTGTGGTTGCGTGGGACCTGATCTGGTAGTAGCTAAGTGATGGGGTGACGCAGGGAGGTAGCCTAGCCACTTATTGGATTGTGGTGTAAGCGTGTGGCACGCAGTGTAGGTCAAATCCGCACTGTTTTTGTGTGAGGCGTGATGCGGAGCCCTTTTGGGTGAAGTGGGTGATCCTGTGCTGTCGAGAAAAGCCTCTAGCGATGGTGGTATTCGGCCCGTACCCTAAACCGACACAGGTAGTCAGGTAGAGAATACTAAGGCGTTCGGGTGAACTGTGGTTAAGGAACTCGGCAAAATGCCCCCGTAACTTCGGGAGAAGGGGGGCCACTACTGGTGAACAACTTTTTCGTTGGGAGCTGGTGGTGGTCGCAGAGAATAGAGGGAAGCGACTGTTTACTAAAAACACAGGTCCGTGCGAAGACGTTGAAGTTGATGTATACGGACTGACGCCTGCCCGGTGCTGGAAGGTTAAGAGGACCGGTTAGTGAAGTTTACTTTGCGAAGCTGAGAATTTAAGCCCCAGTAAACGGCGGTGGTAACTATAACCATCCTAAGGTAGCGAAATTCCTTGTCGGGTAAGTTCCGACCTGCACGAATGGCGTAACGACTTCCCTGCTGTCTCAACCACAGGCCCGGTGAAATTGCAGTACGAGTAAAGATGCTCGTTACGCGCGGCAGGACGAAAAGACCCCGGGACCTTCACTATAGCTTGGTATTGGTGTTTGATTCGGTTTGTGTAGGATAGGTGGGAGACTGTGATCATGTGACGCTAGTTGTGTGTGAGTCGTTGGTGAAATACCACTCTGATCGGATTGGATGTCTAACCTTGGCCCATGATCTGGGTTGGGGACAGTGCCTGGTGGGTAGTTTAACTGGGGCGGTTGCCTCCCAAAATGTAACGGAGGCGCCCAAAGGTTTCCTCAGCTTGGTTGGTAATCAGGTGGTGAGTGTAAGTGCACAAGGGAGCTTGACTGTGACACTGACAGGTGGAGCAGGGACGAAAGTCGGGACTAGTGATCCGGCACCTACTTGTGGTTGTGGTGTCGCTCAACGGATAAAAGGTACCCCGGGGATAACAGGCTGATCTTCCCCAAGAGTCCATATCGACGGGATGGTTTGGCACCTCGATGTCGGCTCGTCGCATCCTGGGGCTGGAGTAGGTCCCAAGGGTTGGGCTGTTCGCCCATTAAAGCGGCACGCGAGCTGGGTTTAGAACGTCGTGAGACAGTTCGGTCTCTATCCGCCGCGCGCGTTGAAACTTGAAGGAAGGCTGTCCCTAGTACGAGAGGACCGGGACGGACGTACCTCTGGTGTGCCAGTTGTTCCGCCAGGAGCAGGGCTGGTTGGCTACGTACGGGAGGGATAACCGCTGAAAGCATCTAAGCGGGAAGCCTGTTTCGAGATGAGGTTTCGTTTGAGGTTCCCTGTAGATTATGGGGTTGATAGGCCAGATCTGGAAGCACTGTGAGGTGTGGAGGTGACTGGTACTAATGTACCGATAACAACAAACACCCCTTTTGGGGGTTGTTCTAACGCAACGTAACAAATGAGCATATAAAAATGTGTGTTCGCGTCCATTATGCAGTGTCTGACACAACACAACCAGCCTGTTGGTTGGTTTGGTGTGTGGTTGTGTCGGTGGTGATAGTAGCAGGGAAACGCCCGGTCCCTTTCCGAACCCGGAAGCTAAGCCTGGTTACGCTGATGGTACTGCACTCGGGAGGGTGTGGGAGAGTAGGTTACCGCCGACCAAAAACTTAACAAATAATATGTGAGAAGAAGCCTGACATGAACAGTTGTTTATGTCAGGCTTCTTCTCTTTTTGTGTTTTCTAGGGGGTTCGCACGCCGCGCCCTGGGGTGGGGCGTCGACAAGCACAAACTTTTTGCTTAATTGAATCCTTTGCGCACCAATTAATGGGGGATCAAATATAGTAGCTGCATGAGTAATGACTTCGTCGTTTCTAGGCTTAGACCCTTTGGTGAAACGATTTTTGCAACCATGACCCAGCGAGCTGTTGAGGCGGGTGCAATCAATCTTGGTCAGGGCTTTCCTGATGAGGATGGTCCTCGTCGGATGTTAGAGATCGCGTCGGAGCAGATTGTCGGGGGAAATAATCAGTATTCGGCGGGGCGTGGGGATGCTTCGTTGAGGGCGGCTGTGGCTCGTGATCATTTGGAGAGGTTTGATCTGGAGTACAACCCTGATTCGGAGGTGTTGATCACGGTGGGGGCCACTGAGGCGATTACGGCGACTGTGTTGGGTTTGGTGGAGCCTGGGGATGAGGTGATCGTTTTGGAGCCGTATTACGATGCGTATGCGGCGGCTGTTGCGTTGGCTGGGGCGACGCGGGTGGCGGTTCCTTTGCAGGAGGTGGAGAACTCGTGGGATGTGGACGTCGACAAGCTGCATCAAGCGGTTACTAAAAAGACGAGGATGATCATTGTTAACTCGCCTCATAACCCAACAGGAGCGGTGTTTTCTAAGAAGGCGTTGAATCAGGTCGCGGGTATTGCTCGTGCATATGACTTGTTGGTGTTGTCAGATGAGGTGTATGAGCATCTTGTTTTTGATGATCACAAGCATGTGAGTGTCGCGAAGCTGCCTGGTATGTGGGATCGCACGGTGACGGTGTCGTCGGCTGCGAAGTCTTTCAATGTGACTGGTTGGAAGACGGGGTGGGCGTTGGCACCGGAGCCGTTGCTGGAGGCGGTGTTGAAGGCGAAGCAGTTTATGTCTTATGTGGGGGCGACGCCGTTTCAGCCGGCAGTCGCGCATGCCGTTTCACATGAGGGGGAGTGGGTTGCGCAGATGCGGGCTGGTTTAGAAACCAAGCGTGATATTTTGCGGTCTGCGTTGGATAAGGCGGGGCTGCATACGCATGAAAGTCATGGGACTTATTTTATTGTCGCGGATATCGGGGATCGGGATGGCGCAGAATTTTGCTTTGAGCTGATAGATAAGGTGGGGGTTGCTGCGATTCCGGTGCAAGCTTTCGTTGACAATCCTGCAGAGTGGTCTTCGAAGGTTCGGTTTGCGTTTTGTAAAAAGGAAAAGACGCTGCTCGAAGCTGCACAGCGTCTTGAAGCAATAAAGACTCTATAGATTGAATAAGTTATTCGGGGTCTTTTTGACCTCGTCTAATTTGTTTCGGTTCTTTTCTAGTTTGGCCCATTGTTCGTGGGGGATGGTCTTCTCTGCGGCACGGATGATATCTTTGTCTGTTGTGCCCCAGGTGATTGGCATGGGGCTGATTTCATCCCAGTGGTCTTGGTCTTTGACGGTGCGTCGCCCGGTGATAGCTACAGAGGGGATGCGTTCGCCGAGGCGTCGTTCGTGAGCGCCAACTCGGACGATCGTTCGGGTTGCTAGTGCCCATTCTGGTTTGGCGTTGGGGTTGACGTTTCGGTTGACGAGGGCTAGGAGGACGACGTCGCGTGGGTTAACTTCTGCGATGATGGCTGGTGCTAGTTCGTAGTTGTCGTAGAGCGTTTGGGCGTTGCCCATTTGGCGGGGGATGACGGGGATCATGATGAAGCTAAGTAGTGCGAGGAACACCATGACGATGGCGATCATCCACATCCATATTGCACCGTCTGAGAAGTAGTAGACGGCAAAGGCTCCGCCAGCGAGGATAAGTCCTAGGCAGAGGGCGGAGATCTGTAGTCTCTTGGCATCGCGGAGGATTTCGTTGTTCTTCTTGGCGTAGGTTTCATCTACGTCGAAGGAGAAGTTGTGCACGTTATATCTCTTTCTTGGGTAGTGGGAAGAGGAGGTCATCTGCATCCATGATGCGGTATGCGTAGCCTTGTTCAGCGAGGAAGCGTTGGCGGTGTGCTGCGTATTCGGTATCGAGGGTGTCTCGGCTGACTACGGAGTAGAAGTGGGCTTCGCTGCCGTCGTGTTTTGGTCGCAATAGTCGGCCGAGGCGTTGGGCTTCTTCTTGTCGGCTGCCGAATGTTCCAGAGACCTGAATGGCTACTGATGCTTCGGGTAAGTCGATGGAAAAGTTTGCCACTTTGGAGACAACCAATACGGAAAGTTCACCGGCACGGAATTGGTCGAAGAGGGCTTCGCGTTTCTTGTTGGAGGTTTTGCCATCGATAACGGGTGCGTTGAATTCTTTTCCGAGTTCTTCTAGTTGATCGAGGTAGGCACCGATGATCAGCGTTGGTTTGCCTTCGTGTTGTTCTAGTATTTTGCGTACCACTGCCACTTTGGTGTGAGCAGAGGCCGCTAGACGGTAACGATCGCTTGCCTCAGCAGTGGCATACACCATCCGTTCCGCATCGGTCATGGTGGAGCGGATTTCCACGCAGTCAGCGGTGGCGATGAACCCTTGGGATTCAAGGTCTTTCCAGGGGGCGTCGTATCGCTTGGGGCCGATCAGACTGAAGACATCGCCTTCGCGTCCGTCTTCGCGCACAAGGGTTGCGGTTAGTCCGAGGCGTCGGCGTGATTGTAGATCTGAGGTCATGCGGAATACGGGTGCGGGAAGTAGGTGTACTTCGTCGTAGATGATTAAGCCCCAGTCTCTGGAGTCAAAAAGTTCTAGGGCTTTGTATTCGCCTTTGGTTCGTCTGGTGACCACTTGGTAGGTGGCGATGGTGACAGGTCGGATTTCTTTGCGTTCGCCGGAGTATTCCCCGATTTCTTCTTCGGTTAGGGTGGTGCGGCGCAGCAGTTCGTCTTTCCATTGGCGTCCTGCAACGGTGTTGGTGACAAGAATAAGAGTGGTTGCTTGGGCACGCGCCATTGATGCGGCACCTACCATGGTTTTTCCTGCACCGCAGGGCAGAACCACGACGCCGGATCCGCCTTCCCAGAAGGAATCAGCAGCCATTTGTTGGTAGTCACGCAAAGACCACTGCTCAACATCAGTTGAGAGTGCGATGGGGTGGGATTCACCATCAACATAGCCTGCTAGGTCTTCAGCAGGCCACCCAACTTTAAGTAGTTCTTGTTTCAGCCGTCCACGCTCTGAGGGGTGCACCACGATGGTTTCAGGATCAACTTGCGCACCCAGCATGGGTTTGATTTTCTTATGCCTAGAAATTTCCACCAAAATTGCTGGCTCAGAGGATTCTAGGATCAACCCATGGGCGGGATGCTTGTGCAGGCGCACGCGACCGTACCGAGACATCGTTTCTGCAATGTCAATAAGTAGTGCTTGGGGTACGGGGAAGCGGGAATAGCGTTCCAGCATGTCCACTACTTGCTCGGCGTCGTGTCCGGCGGCGCGTGCATTCCACAAAGCAAGTGGGGTGATGCGGTAGGTGTGAATATGCTCAGGTGCACGCTCGAGCTCTGCAAAAGGTGCTAGAGCTATGCGTGCTTCGCCTGCCAACGGGTGATCAATTTCTAGCAGGACTGTTTTATCGGATTGGACGATTAATGGTCCATCGCCAAAAGCCACGAAATACTTCTCCTAACGAGGTATAAACGTCCATTATGTCACCATTTTGCTAGTTATCCACTATTACTTCAGTGATTCTGTGCAACATGAAACGATGCACCGCACCTGTGGCTTCATCCACAGCGTCCACTTGCCCGGCGTTGACGGTCAAAGGTTTCACGATGCGGTGCACGGCCACGCCTTGCTTATCGACGAACCCCAGCGTCACCGTTTTCTGCCCCCTCACCGCTGCTTGCAGCACAGCAAGAGTGGGCTGGGTGGAGACAGTACCTTTCGAGGCTGAGTTTTCGCGTCGAATAGCTTTGACCGCCGCCGCAATGCGGCCTTCATCTAACGCTGGTACCGGTGGCCCAGGAATATAGACCGGCACGCGGGCAGGGGAGGGGGCGATGTTTAAGCTCGCGCCTTCGCCATCTTCTGCGACTGGCTGAAAACCGGCATTGCGCAACAGCGTGATTACTTTAAGAAGTGGTGCTTGCGCAATGGCCACGGTCGGAGCGATCTGCCGCAAGGCCACATCAGCACCCGCTTCCACAGCAGAGTGCAATAGCGCGGGATCGTCACTGCGGATATAACACAGTGCAGGACCACCGCGGAGAGTGCCATGTTTGCGGGCAATATCACTGAGTAAGTATCCGACCGATTGCGGCAGCTCAGTCATCGAGTGATCTTTGAGGAACTCAAGGATTTCAGGTGTTGTTAAGCCAACGTCTAAAGCATGACGGATGGATTTTTCACTCAGCCGGTACACCGACGCCAAACCGGGGGATTCCAAGGTAGCAATAGAATCCATCATTTTTTGCATTGTTGGGGTTAAAGGACCAGGAACCATGATGGTGAAATCGCCCTGCACATGGAAAGTCTCCACTGGAGTTGGAGCAGAAATCACATCTTCGGGCTGGGCACCCTCAACTAAAGCCCTGCCGGGAGCAGTCACGCCATCGGCATACGCGCCGATCCATTTGGCTTCCTCAATCAGATGCGTGATTGTTTCCGGTTTCATCCGACTTGCGGCGAGTGGATAATGAAACGCTAAATCTGCATGCAAATCTTCAGGAGTAACACGGGTTAGCGAGGCCATTATCTTTGCACGCGTGTCTTCTAACCCATCAATATTGTTCGAATAGCTAAGCAAGTGGATTGGTTTATCCTTTTCATCGGCTTCACCCACCAGCCACGCAGCCCACGTTTGTTCCCACCAACCGGTCATTAACGTTGCAAGCTGCTGATTAAGATCGGCGTCTAACCACTCATCGGCCAACTCAGTGGGCGCTAAATAGTCACCGCCGTTATCGTCAGCAGGCAAAGGATCAGGAACACCTATTCTTAGCAATCTGGCATCGGTGCCTAAACACACGAGGCGAAAGAGTTCAGTGTCATCAAACCCGAGTTCTTTTTTCAACCGAGACACAACGCGCACACCCACGCCACTGGACTTCAGGGTGGGGGCGGGAACGAGGCTGAGGGCGTCGATAAGCAATCTCATATGCCGCACAACCTCCAGCCCGGCTGCAAGGCCGGCGTCATCCGACCCCGGTACCGCAGACGGCGTGACTTCCTTGACCTGGGCAGGCAGCTGCTCCCGGCCCTCAATAATGTGGCGCACCATCGCAGGAAGCCGCACCGTCTGCTCATCGACGCGGGCCAGCAACCCAGCAGCAAGCAATTGCGGAACCGGCCGCGTCGGATCGGCATTCGGCCCCGCATCGCGCGTCAGACCGAAGCCACCCGACGCCGCCAGCGTGTCTAAAAGTTTCCGGTGCCTCTCAGAAAGCTTTTCGACGCTTTCCCTCACCTCCTTTTCACTTTGCCCACGATCACCCACCTCGGGAAGCAAACGCCAAAAAGCAGGTAACGCAGCCATCGTTTCCTGAGCAATCATCACCTGCTCATCACCGAAAAGTAGCGCGTAATTTTTCAACGTAATTATTGCTGCATCAATTTGGGCTTCTGAAGGTGCATCGTCTTTTAACGTCGCGCGCAAATACTCCACCACTTCGGGGGCAGAAACCGGGTGGAGCTCACCACCGATATTCGCAGCAGCCTCCAACACCGCAAGTTCTAGCGCATTGAGCTTCAATACGGCACGCACAGCCGACGCTCTTAACTGCAAACGCGCAGCCAGAGAGCCCAAATTAGGCGGAAGAGGAAGGACAGCATCAGGTCGATTTCTTAGGATTACGGATAACTGATCATCACTTTGAGTATCCAGCCAACCCTTAAGGGTGGGGACGGGGGAGTCTTTTTTCATGATGTTGTTAAGTTTAAGCCCTGTTGAGGTGACTTTTGTTCTAAGAGTTTGAAAGAATGTAAGACATGGCAAACGTAGAGAAGAAGCACTTCGTTGATCCGGCATGGCCGGAGCACGACCCAGCTGACGGACATGTAGTTACTGAACTTATCTCCAAGGTCGCAGGCGCATCCAGCCCATGGGGCGATGATATGGAATTCCCAGTCCCTGCAGAAGAGACCGGATACGTTCATCCTTACACCCGGATCAACCGCTAAGGAAGATCCTAAAAAAGAGGCAGCACCCTTTTGGGCACTGCCTCTTTTTGTCGCTGTTTTAAGGGGTCGAAGGCTCCAGAATGACTCTTTGTGCAAAGCGGAACTGTTTGGGCGCTTGAGGGCGATTTTAGAGGGGCTACGTTTTGAGGCCACAGCGGCAGATGTGATTCCTGAAAGCTTCCAGGGCAAGGATTCACCACAAACAGGCCGCGCGCTATGTAAATCGGTCAAAAACTTGCATTGAACCCTTTCTATTTGATGAATCCCCACCACAAATTGAAAAAATCCTTTAGTTTGTGGTGAATATTTGCATGCACCAAAAAAGGGGAGAGAACCTTTTAGGTTCTCTCCCCTTTAAAAAGGAAGCATTTAGCCAACGAAGGAGTTGTAGTAAGCCTCAACTTCTGCTGGAACAGTGATGCCGTACTGAGCAAGAGCTCCGGTTACGGTGCCATAGGTGGACTTGATGGTGTTGAGATCGGTGGAGCCAACTGCAACGTTGTTATCTGCAGGAGCCTTGTATTCGGCCACAGGAGCAGATGTGGACTCTGGGGTGGAGGTGGTGGCAGAAACGTTGCGCTGGGTTGGTGCTGAGTTCAGACCGAGGGATGCAGAGCAAGCAGGCCACGCGCCCCAACCCTGGCCAGCCAAGGTGCGCTCTGCAACAGCGATCTGCTGCTCACGGGTTGCCTGGTATGCGTATGGGGCGAATTCCTGTCCACCGTATGCAGCCCAAGTGCTAGCGGAGAACTGCAGTCCACCGTGGTAGCCGTTACCGGTGTTGATAGCCCAGTTGCCACCGGACTCACACTGCGCCAGACGGTCCCAGTCGGAATCAGGTGCAGCTGATGCGGTTGGAGCCATGATGGTTGCAGCAGCACCGAAAGCGATGGTGGATGCAGCAAGCTTGGTAAACGCAGAGCTAGTCTTAGCGGAGTGACGTCCCATGAAAAGTTTCCTCTCATCTGTCGCCGTCGAGGTTAGCTGTCGGGTTAGAGCGGAGGAGTTGCTCTGCCGGTGGATGTCCGGCTTCACCCCAAGGAGTTGGCCTCCGTGCCCTTCTTTGTGAAAAGATGGCGGGTGGTTTCCCCGTCCCTGTCTGCAATATGTCCCGCATAAATGCGGGAGTTTGTGGTTTAAAGTTCTAATGCACCTAGGTTTTAGTTCAGCCTCCGACCCCAGACAGGGTTTGGCGATGAGCCGGATTATGGATGAACCGTTGCGGTGCCTGGGGTACACGGTATCCGGAAGGTCACGATTGTGTCACGTTATTTACGGAATCTATATCAATTCCAGTAGGTGAATACCCTGAATCTGCAGGTCACACCAACCGAATTGGCGGGTGTGAAATATGTTACATTTCGGAATATTTCGGCATTTGATGTAACTCTTCGCGAAGTTTTGGACGCGATGCCTGCGGTGTATAATAGTTTCTTCTGGTTAAAAACCGCTGATCAATTTGAATCAGTAAATGAAATACGAACGAAAGTGGTGAGGACAAGTGCCTGTCGGAACAGTGAAGTGGTACGACGCGGAGCGTGGTTTCGGCTTTGTCTCCAATCCAGGTGGGGAAGATTGCTTCGTCGGTAAGCAAGTTCTACCCAAGGGAGTTACCGAATTGCATAAGGGACAGCGGATCGATTTTGATTTCGCTGCAGGCCGTAAGGGCCCTCAAGCACTTCGTGTAAAGATTCTTGAAACTCCACGCAGGCGTCCACAACACAAATACAAGCCAGAAGAGCTCAACGGAATGATCTCTGACCTCATCACGCTCCTTGAAAGCAGTGTGCAACCAGGCCTTGCCAATGGGCAATACCCGGAACACAAGGCTGGAGCACAGGTGGCAGAAATCCTTCGCGTTGTTGCTAAAGAGCTAGATTCTTAAAACATTTAAGGAGAGGATCCATATTCGGATCCTCTCCTTAAATGCTTATATGAAGTTACTGGCTGTCTGCTTCTGCCATTGTAGATAGCGACCAGGTGACCGTATAAGGGCTTTCCTCACCATTTTCATCCTGACCGATCATCACGGCAGAAACCTCGACCACAACAAGACGTGGGCGCTCGCCACCTTCCTCAGTTGGATCTACCGACCCAGGAACGGTGGCTTCTGTTGTTTCATAGCTGGTGTGATAAAATTCGTCGTTGGCTGCAGGATCATCGTAGATGGTGAGCAAGTACCAATCGTGGTCATGGATTGCTTCCGGAATAACAAGGTGTAGTTCTTCATCCGCACCGACCTCAAGCGTTGGTACTTCTTGTTCCTCACACTCCACGCCAGGCTCACACATGCTGAAGGGGAAAACTTCAATTTCACCAGCTGGTGAGGAAGCAGTAATGGAGATATCTTGCGGAAGCGGCTCCGGACGGTTATTCCACCATTGTTGGAACACCACAGACACAATCACCACCAAAATCACCGCAATGATGAGACTGAGAATCTGGATGAGGTTTTTACGCTTGGTCTTCCGGCTTGCCATGAGTCTTGATTCTAGCCAGCAGGAACGAATCTGACCTCATAGAGGTCAGGCCAACGCTTGCCAGTGATATAAAAACGATCTGTATCAGGGATGTGTGCAATGCCGTTGAGCACATTGTTTACATCGGGCGTGGCGTTATTTGGGATATTTGAGGCATCTATCACTGCGGTGACTTCGCCAGTGTCTGGGTCGATAC
Above is a genomic segment from Corynebacterium suranareeae containing:
- a CDS encoding DUF2771 domain-containing protein, whose protein sequence is MASRKTKRKNLIQILSLIIAVILVVIVSVVFQQWWNNRPEPLPQDISITASSPAGEIEVFPFSMCEPGVECEEQEVPTLEVGADEELHLVIPEAIHDHDWYLLTIYDDPAANDEFYHTSYETTEATVPGSVDPTEEGGERPRLVVVEVSAVMIGQDENGEESPYTVTWSLSTMAEADSQ